A genomic region of Megalobrama amblycephala isolate DHTTF-2021 linkage group LG6, ASM1881202v1, whole genome shotgun sequence contains the following coding sequences:
- the LOC125269461 gene encoding uncharacterized protein LOC125269461 — MTGIIPKSKTKGTDFCAEGKYHYIIRSDLGCYMQTIDVKEGLDISIFNLHPACKNGDHYLGSKDGSFFIIKGKSFRRVNDLTTDSCAQVWSLHPNCQGGDHYLSTYGRYYIIFKAKGTYRVTNDLHQDTNSAEYKLHPECQNGLYYWGMPNHCYVLKPASEWGVEFCGSTDLSKDKFFGVYSVHPDVLNFLPGGLSVTKGPAFGIWENIKTISNDSNTPMTWTKKINKKVGYNKEKMTQITHNWKIAASASIEAGGLAKLITNLHFSFSAEYGGSHVSTENESWNEMTEVEEQLTFELKPNERLYLWQYKLGLGEEPVLFCRDLKIDDEPNPPTEVPLPPAKS; from the coding sequence ATGACAGGCATTATTCCCAAGAGCAAAACAAAAGGCACTGACTTCTGTGCAGAGGGCAAATACCATTATATAATCCGCTCTGATCTCGGCTGCTATATGCAGACAATTGATGTAAAAGAAGGTTTAGACATCTCTATTTTCAATCTGCACCCTGCCTGCAAAAATGGAGACCATTACCTTGGTAGTAAAGATGGCTCCTTTTTCATCATCAAGGGAAAGTCATTCCGCAGAGTTAACGACCTGACGACAGACAGCTGTGCTCAAGTTTGGAGCCTTCATCCCAACTGCCAGGGTGGAGATCACTACCTTTCAACCTATGGAAGATATTATATCATCTTCAAAGCAAAAGGCACATATCGAGTAACAAATGATTTGCATCAAGACACAAATAGTGCAGAATACAAGCTGCACCCAGAGTGCCAAAATGGTCTCTATTACTGGGGCATGCCAAACCACTGTTACGTCCTCAAGCCAGCCTCAGAGTGGGGAGTTGAGTTCTGCGGCAGTACTGACCTCAGCAAAGATAAGTTCTTTGGTGTCTATTCCGTTCATCCTGATGTTCTGAACTTCCTCCCTGGTGGTCTGTCAGTAACTAAAGGTCCAGCCTTTGGCATTTGGGAGAATATTAAAACTATATCTAATGACAGCAATACACCAATGACATGgacaaagaaaatcaataaaaagGTGGGATACAATAAGGAGAAGATGACCCAGATCACACACAACTGGAAGATAGCCGCGTCCGCCTCGATTGAAGCTGGAGGCCTTGCAAAGTTAATTACGAATTTACATTTCTCCTTTTCTGCAGAATATGGAGGTTCTCATGTCAGCACTGAAAATGAAAGCTGGAACGAAATGACTGAAGTGGAAGAACAACTCACATTTGAGCTGAAGCCAAACGAGCGTTTATATCTGTGGCAGTACAAACTGGGTCTTGGTGAAGAACCAGTGTTGTTCTGC